In Halichondria panicea chromosome 13, odHalPani1.1, whole genome shotgun sequence, one genomic interval encodes:
- the LOC135346247 gene encoding SOSS complex subunit B2-like, which produces MMAEGLKTTSILDLRPGVKNVTCSFIVIDKGTTSQTKDGSVVRKCRVADASGSILFSLWNEQAAAIEEGDILRLIKGYASQWKGSMVLYSGKYGILEKIGEFTMVYSEEPDMSNSSLDFGQALPGQRVRADDRLPLPNRNGSNSTQRSEPFYSDTHSPHRTHNHKEQYTSSHHHRPSTSYS; this is translated from the exons ATGATGGCTGAGGGCCTCAAAACAACTTCTATCTTAGACTTGCGTCCTGGTGTCAAAAATGTGACATGTTCTTTCATCGTGATTGACAAGG GTACGACCAGTCAGACCAAGGATGGGAGTGTAGTGAGAAAGTGTAGAGTGGCCGATGCATCTGGATCCATTCTGTTCTCCCTCTGGAACGAGCAAGCTGCCGCCATTGAAGAAGGGGACATACTGAGACTTATCAAAGG atATGCCTCGCAGTGGAAAGGCTCTATGGTGCTCTACAGTGGCAAATATGGGATATTGGAAAAGATAGGAGA GTTTACAATGGTTTACAGTGAGGAGCCAGACATGAGTAACAGCAGTCTTGACTTTGGGCAGGCCCTCCCTGGACAAAGAGTCAGAGCTGATGATCGATTGCCCCTCCCAAACAGGAATGGCAGTAACAGCACACAACGATCAGAGCCCTTCTACTCAGACACACACTCTCCCCACAGAACACACAATCACAAGGAACAATATACTTCCTCACATCATCACAGACCCTCCACTAGCTACAGCTAG
- the LOC135346245 gene encoding ras-related protein rab7-like yields the protein MSARRKVLLKVIILGDSGVGKTSLMNQYVNKKFTSQYKATIGADFLTKEVMVDDRLVTMQIWDTAGQERFQSLGVAFYRGADCCVLVFDVTNPNSFKTLDSWRDEFLIQASPRDPENFPFVVLGNKIDLENRQVPKRRAENWCDSKNNIPYFETSAKEAINVEHAFQKIAKDALAKENDDIYKPQVNTVPDIRLDGSAPAKKGKCC from the exons ATGTCTGCACGAAGAAAGGTCTTACTGAAGGTGATCATTCTGGGAGACAGTGG GGTGGGAAAGACCTCACTAATGAATCAATATGTCAACAAGAAGTTCACCTCTCAATATAAAGCTACCATTGGAGCTGACTTCCTAACCAAGGAGGTGATGGTGGACGATAGACTGGTTACAATGCAG ATATGGGACACTGCAGGTCAGGAGAGATTTCAAAGTCTAGGAGTGGCCTTCTATCGTGGTGCTGATTGCTGTGTTCTAGTGTTTGATGTCACCAACCCTAACTCATTCAAAACCCTCGACTCATGGAGAGATGAGTTCCTCATTCAAGCTTCTCCCAGAGATCCAGAGAACTTCCCTTTTGTCGTACTCGGCAACAAGATTGACCTAGAGAACAGACAG GTTCCTAAGAGACGCGCTGAGAACTGGTGCGATTCTAAAAACAACATCCCCTATTTTGAGACGAGTGCCAAAGAGGCCATTAACGTGGAGCATGCCTTTCAAAAGATTGCTAAAGATGCTCTTGCTAAAGAGAATGATGACATCTACAAGCCACAAGTTAACACTGTGCCTGACATTCGATTGGACGGATCAGCTCCAGCTAAGAAAGGAAAATGCTGTTAA
- the LOC135346238 gene encoding uncharacterized protein LOC135346238: MATSLPHKKLYQFNPREVAEELCLLDADLLRRILHTELEGGVWMKKDKKHALAPNVMAMVGMFNQLALVIPTEILSETTSHARAKVIAAFIQVASKCASVHNYNSLKAVLAGLQCTPIFRLNKSWKDVPSKRRKRFQVLTQLMSEEHNWLDYRKELQSKMASNSSFIPFLGVYLSDAAMSQEASSLAQRFGRPHQDRRRSSSALYDTYAILEPITIRHRLEKLRSLNSVEGQEEVDHGGTSFSTQSDSDHEDDTDSFHSAKSSFSPAKPRPLPFPIRSHPQTVTEWDVTEWLTRAGLQDYAQSFVDNGYETVELCANLTGRDLTGIGVTNKQHRSLLHAHSRKLLAHDCCPILAQPIPNPKVVKGNDLSGSLECLMNAVNHDSHNDHLMSKSSSLRSLEAPPTHKRTLSDMPVTTAMLSIGKESHRRINSDTSSDHVHSFTGLPPQLPLHSQASCHVYSPNKAAKVDSSPLRETASTKLKSWLSDHHHQKVTFPLIRKKSSKGMVHTSSSPVLTHRPRRNSSGTVPSQLAAHESTHPSNLLSAYKLLSLGCTTGLVSNTALRLVITKAPHNTEAQNYKLSYQLETDS; this comes from the exons ATGGCTACTAGTTTGCCTCACAAGAAGCTTTACCAGTTCAACCCGCGCGAGGTAGCGGAGGAGCTATGTCTGTTAGATGCAGACCTTCTGCGGAGGATCTTACACACTGAGTTAGAAGGAGGTGTGTGGATGAAGAAGGATAAG AAACATGCTCTAGCCCCTAACGTCATGGCGATGGTGGGCATGTTTAATCAACTGGCTCTCGTTATACCAACTGAGATTCTGTCAGAGACCACCTCTCATGCAAGGGCAAAGGTCATCGCTGCCTTCatacag gttgcATCCAAGTGTGCGTCTGTCCACAACTATAACTCTCTCAAGGCAGTACTGGCAGGGCTACAGTGTACACCTATCTTCAGACTTAACAAATCATGGAAGGACGTTCCCTCTAAGAGGAGAAA GCGTTTCCAGGTACTCACTCAACTAATGTCAGAGGAGCATAACTGGCTTGACTATCGCAAGGAGCTACAATCCAAGATGGCATCTAATTCTTCCTTTATTCCCTTCCTTGGAGTGTACCTATCTGATGCTGCCATGTCTCAGGAAGCTAGTTCCCTGGCTCAAAGATTTGGGAGACCACACCAAGACAGGAGGAGGAGCAGTAGTGCACTGTATGATACCTACGCCATCTTAGAGCCCATCACTATTCGACACAGACTAGAGAAACTACGCAGTCTCAACTCTGTGGAGGGCCAAGAAG AAGTGGATCATGGTGGTACTTCGTTCTCCACTCAGTCTGACAGTGATCATGAGGATGACACAGACTCATTCCATTCAGCCAAGAGCAGCTTCTCCCCTGCTAAGCCACGCCCCCTCCCCTTCCCTATACGATCACATCCTCAGACAGTCACAGAATGGGACGTCACTGAATGGCTAACACGTGCAGGGCTGCAAGATTATGCCCAAAGCTTTGTTGATAATGGTTACGAGACTGTGGAGTTGTGTGCCAACCTCACGGGGAGGGACTTGACTGGTATCGGAGTAACTAATAAGCAACATCGCAGCCTCTTACACGCCCACTCCAGGAAATTATTGGCACATGACTGCTGTCCTATTCTAGCTCAACCTATTCCTAATCCCAAGGTTGTCAAGGGCAACGACCTCTCTGGCAGCCTAGAGTGTTTAATGAATGCGGTGAATCATGACTCACATAACGATCATCTTATGAGCAAGTCATCTAGTCTACGCTCACTCgaggctccacccactcacaagcGTACTCTCTCTGACATGCCAGTAACTACTGCGATGCTCTCCATTGGCAAAGAGTCCCACAGAAGAATCAACTCTGATACCAGCTCTGACCATGTGCACAGTTTTACTGGACTCCCTCCCCAACTTCCTCTACACAGTCAAGCCTCCTGTCATGTCTACTCACCCAACAAGGCTGCTAAAGTTGACTCCTCACCCCTCAGAGAGACGGCTTCTACTAAACTCAAGAGCTGGCTGTCTGATCATCATCATCAGAAAGTGACGTTCCCTTTAATCAGGAAGAAGAGCAGCAAAGGGATGGTACACACATCTTCATCTCCAGTGCTAACCCATCGCCCTCGTCGCAACAGCAGTGGCACTGTCCCATCACAACTAGCAGCACACGAATCAACACACCCAAGCAACTTACTGTCAGCCTATAAGTTGCTGAGTCTAGGTTGCACGACTGGACTAGTGAGTAACACAGCACTGAGGCTGGTCATCACCAAGGCACCGCACAACACAGAGGCACAAAACTATAAACTCTCTTATCAACTGGAAACTGACTCTTAG
- the LOC135346242 gene encoding ras guanine nucleotide exchange factor Q-like, with the protein MATRPPPRRLLSMPPSLILYEPATRSPTLALHQYPPREVAMELCLMDSQLLRNISPQELEDGAWMKADKMTRAPNIMAMVLASNTLAQLVPTEVLKEQTISAMARCLSVFIKIASKCHRLNNYNSLKAILAGLQCTPLYRLKLSWREVPTKRKRRFDCLCKLMSEERNWRVYSHQLQELLDTTTPCIPFLGVLLTTTVQYHSKLEGRSRKVSGIEDYTLLEAITVRSRLDTLSRLSTGVKSLAPWQEEEGSTTILETPEIQLCILGHNSESPSSKEDPPAHTHRQRAWSELSGLDRLHNHKNEQTQSRSCQDLRDETNWEDRDWETRSSHNSLDSSSISTTESSNVATPTSVSPTVATPPTIATPTSASPTNTSPTVPMRKRSTEIMDRTNRKSRIKSSKFSIDIPPCVLRERRRPSTLLGVLHGASTPSGLLSCYQIMALGCSASMHSKPELRDIITNSHRNTEAVNYQLSHLREP; encoded by the exons ATGGCTACTCGACCACCGCCACGGAGGCTTCTCTCTATGCCGCCTAGTCTAATATTGTATGAGCCTGCCACCCGGTCCCCTACCCTAGCCCTCCACCAGTACCCTCCAAGAGAGGTGGCAATGGAACTGTGTCTAATGGACTCCCAGCTACTCAGGAACATCTCTCCCCAGGAGCTGGAGGATGGGGCCTGGATGAAAGCTGACAAG ATGACCAGAGCTCCCAATATCATGGCAATGGTGCTTGCATCCAACACACTGGCACAACTAGTACCTACCGAGGTCCTCAAGGAACAAACCATTTCAGCCATGGCACGATGCCTATCAGTATTCATTAAG ATAGCCAGCAAATGTCATCGCCTCAACAACTACAACTCCCTCAAGGCTATTCTGGCTGGACTGCAGTGCACACCACTCTACAGACTCAAGCTCTCCTGGAGGGAAGTACCTACCAAGAGGAAAAG GAGGTTTGACTGTTTGTGTAAGCTCATGTCTGAGGAGCGcaactggagagtgtacagtCATCAGCTGCAGGAGTTATTGGACACCACTACTCCATGCATCCCCTTCCTGGGTGTGCTGCTCACCACCACTGTTCAATATCACAGCAAATTAGAGGGACGATCTCGCAAAGTGTCGGGTATTGAAGACTACACACTACTAGAGGCTATCACTGTCAGGAGTAG ATTGGACACACTCAGTCGCTTGTCGACAGGTGTCAAGAGTCTAGCACCATGGCAGGAGGAGGAGGGTTCCACCACCATATTGGAGACACCAGAAATACAACTGTGTATATTAGGACACAACTCTGAGAGTCCATCATCTAAGGAGGAcccacccgcccacacacacagacagaggGCGTGGTCAGAACTGAGCGGACTAGACAGACTACACAATCACAAGAATGAACAAACACAGAGCAGAAGTTGCCAGGATCTCAGAGATGAGACTAATTGGGAAGATCGGGACTGGGAAACAAGAAGTAGCCACAACTCTTTAGACAGCTCAAGTATTTCAACAACGGAGAGCTCCAAtgtggccacacccacctctgTGTCCCCTACTGTTGCCACACCCCCCACTATTGCCACGCCCACCTCTGCCTCCCCTACCAACACGTCCCCCACTGTACCAATGAGGAAACGATCGACTGAAATTATGGACAGAACTAATCGAAAGTCTCGAATTAAAAGCTCGAAGTTCTCTATTGACATTCCACCGTGTGTGTTGAGGGAGAGACGCAGGCCCTCCACACTCTTAGGTGTCCTCCATGGAGCTAGTACCCCCTCAGGGCTACTCTCCTGCTATCAGATCATGGCCCTGGGGTGTAGTGCAAGCATGCACAGCAAGCCAGAGCTCAGGGATATCATTACTAACTCTCACAGAAACACTGAGGCTGTTAATTACCAGTTATCACATTTGAGAGAACCataa